Proteins from one Candidatus Sulfotelmatobacter sp. genomic window:
- a CDS encoding MFS transporter, with the protein MRRDPAVAVLLWMTLAQAGATLDQQGLGGLAPFFTQGLGLDHAGLGVVYGGIYLGSALFTAPSGILVDRFGERAVVLTSGLLMGLAVALGALVRSEAWLVGTLFVFGVGYAASSPAGGRAVLSWFTRNRALAMGIRQAGAPIGGTLGALLLPAVALHGGYRPALVVGGVACAASAVLATWRYRPPNVERGTVRRSRELLRGMWRFVVAPRSAALNAAGFALGAAQYTAVAFIVVALLHDGAPRALAALSLAIMQGAGIAARPLWGIASDALFRGSRIVPLLLTCGLAALSLWWLGAVDGPPSVLTVVGISTGLGCSVIGFTGLFNTVLAELGGIDAAGSAMGVGLSFVYLAGFAAPIAFGALVDAHGFGLAWKACAVFVALAAPLLLAARERTTA; encoded by the coding sequence ATGAGACGCGATCCCGCCGTCGCGGTGCTCCTATGGATGACGCTGGCGCAAGCCGGCGCGACCCTGGACCAGCAAGGACTCGGCGGCCTCGCGCCGTTCTTCACGCAAGGCCTCGGTCTCGATCACGCCGGGCTCGGCGTCGTCTACGGCGGCATCTATCTCGGCTCGGCCCTCTTCACCGCACCATCGGGCATCCTGGTCGATCGCTTCGGCGAACGCGCCGTCGTGTTGACCAGCGGGTTGCTGATGGGGCTCGCGGTCGCGCTCGGCGCGTTGGTGCGCAGCGAAGCGTGGCTGGTCGGGACGCTGTTCGTGTTCGGCGTCGGTTACGCGGCCTCGTCGCCGGCCGGCGGGCGCGCGGTGCTGAGCTGGTTCACGCGCAATCGCGCGCTCGCGATGGGGATTCGCCAAGCCGGCGCACCGATCGGCGGGACGCTGGGCGCGTTGTTACTGCCGGCCGTCGCGCTGCACGGCGGCTACCGTCCGGCGCTCGTGGTCGGCGGCGTGGCGTGCGCGGCGAGCGCGGTGCTGGCGACCTGGCGCTATCGCCCGCCGAACGTGGAGCGCGGCACCGTGCGCCGCTCGCGCGAGCTGCTGCGCGGCATGTGGCGCTTCGTCGTCGCGCCGCGCAGCGCGGCGCTCAACGCCGCGGGCTTCGCCCTCGGGGCCGCGCAGTACACCGCGGTCGCGTTCATCGTCGTCGCGCTGCTGCACGACGGCGCGCCGCGCGCGTTGGCCGCGCTCTCGCTGGCGATCATGCAAGGCGCCGGGATCGCCGCGCGGCCGCTGTGGGGCATCGCCAGCGACGCGCTCTTCCGCGGCAGCCGGATCGTGCCGCTGCTGCTGACGTGCGGTCTGGCGGCCCTCTCGCTGTGGTGGCTGGGGGCGGTCGACGGGCCGCCGAGCGTACTGACCGTCGTCGGCATCTCGACCGGTTTGGGCTGCTCGGTGATCGGGTTCACCGGCTTGTTCAACACCGTGCTGGCCGAGCTGGGCGGCATCGACGCGGCCGGCAGCGCGATGGGGGTGGGTTTGAGCTTCGTCTACTTGGCCGGCTTCGCCGCTCCGATCGCTTTCGGCGCGCTGGTCGACGCGCACGGCTTCGGTTTGGCATGGAAGGCGTGCGCGGTCTTCGTCGCGCTCGCGGCGCCGCTGCTGCTCGCGGCGCGCGAGCGAACGACGGCCTAA
- the ettA gene encoding energy-dependent translational throttle protein EttA, with product MQYVYSMFRVGKTVPPKRAILKDISLSFLPGAKIGILGLNGAGKSTVLRIMAGVDQEFDGEAKAAPNLTVGYLPQEPKLDPDKTVRETVEEGLGPVLEARKALDAVYAAYGEADADFDALAGEQARLEAIIFAAGDDLDQQLEIAADALRLPPWDAKIGPLSGGEKRRVALCRLLLSKPDMLLLDEPTNHLDAESVEWLEQYLQRFPGTVVAVTHDRYFLDNAAEWILELDRGRGIPWKGNYSSWLDQKQERLAQEEAAESARQKALKRELEWVRQNAKGRQSKSKSRLARFEELSSYEHQKRNETQEIFIPVADRLGDTVIELDGVRKAYGDRLLMDDVSLSVPPGAIVGIIGPNGAGKSTLFRMIAGKEQPDAGTIRIGPTVKLAIVDQSRESLDDEKTVFDDVSGGRDLLQIGRFEMPSRAYLGRFNFKGGDQQKKVGTLSGGERGRLHLAKTLLSGANVLLLDEPSNDLDVETLRALEDALQEFAGTVLVVSHDRWFLDRIATHILAFEGDSQIVFFEGNYQEYEADKRARLGDEAARPHRIRYRPLTLP from the coding sequence GTGCAGTACGTGTATTCGATGTTTCGGGTCGGCAAGACGGTGCCGCCGAAGCGCGCGATTCTCAAGGACATCTCGCTCAGTTTCTTGCCGGGGGCGAAAATCGGCATCCTGGGGCTCAACGGCGCGGGCAAGTCGACGGTGCTGCGCATCATGGCCGGCGTCGACCAGGAGTTCGACGGCGAAGCGAAGGCCGCGCCGAACCTGACGGTCGGCTACCTTCCGCAAGAGCCGAAGCTCGATCCCGACAAGACGGTGCGCGAGACGGTCGAGGAGGGACTAGGGCCGGTGCTCGAGGCGCGCAAAGCGCTCGACGCCGTGTACGCCGCGTACGGCGAAGCCGACGCCGACTTCGACGCGCTGGCGGGCGAACAAGCGCGTTTGGAAGCGATCATCTTCGCCGCCGGCGACGATCTGGACCAGCAGCTCGAGATCGCGGCCGACGCGCTGCGGCTGCCGCCGTGGGACGCCAAGATCGGCCCGCTCTCGGGCGGCGAGAAGCGCCGCGTCGCGCTGTGCCGGCTGTTGCTCTCCAAGCCCGACATGCTGCTGCTCGACGAGCCGACCAACCATCTCGACGCCGAGAGCGTCGAGTGGCTCGAGCAGTACCTGCAACGCTTCCCGGGCACCGTCGTCGCGGTGACGCACGATCGCTACTTCCTCGACAACGCCGCCGAGTGGATCCTCGAGCTCGACCGCGGCCGCGGCATCCCGTGGAAGGGCAACTACAGCTCGTGGCTCGATCAGAAGCAAGAGCGTCTGGCGCAGGAAGAAGCGGCGGAATCCGCGCGGCAGAAGGCGCTCAAGCGCGAGCTGGAGTGGGTGCGCCAGAACGCCAAGGGCCGGCAGTCGAAGAGCAAGAGCCGCCTGGCGCGCTTCGAGGAGCTCTCCAGCTACGAACACCAGAAGCGCAACGAGACGCAAGAGATCTTCATCCCCGTCGCCGACCGGTTGGGCGACACGGTCATCGAGCTCGACGGCGTGCGCAAAGCCTACGGCGATCGCCTGTTGATGGACGACGTCAGCTTGAGCGTCCCGCCCGGCGCGATCGTCGGCATCATCGGCCCCAACGGCGCCGGCAAATCGACGCTGTTCCGCATGATCGCCGGCAAGGAACAGCCCGACGCCGGCACGATCCGCATCGGTCCGACCGTGAAGCTGGCGATCGTCGATCAGAGTCGTGAGTCGCTCGACGACGAGAAGACCGTCTTCGACGACGTCAGCGGCGGCCGCGACCTCCTGCAGATCGGCCGCTTCGAGATGCCCTCACGCGCGTATCTCGGGCGCTTCAACTTCAAGGGCGGCGACCAGCAGAAGAAAGTCGGGACGCTCTCGGGCGGCGAGCGCGGCCGCTTGCACTTGGCGAAGACGCTGCTGTCGGGTGCCAACGTGCTGCTGCTCGACGAGCCGTCCAACGATCTCGACGTCGAGACGCTGCGCGCGCTCGAAGACGCACTGCAAGAGTTCGCCGGCACCGTGCTGGTGGTCAGCCACGATCGCTGGTTCCTCGACCGCATCGCGACCCACATCCTGGCCTTCGAAGGCGACTCGCAGATCGTGTTCTTCGAGGGCAACTACCAGGAGTACGAAGCCGACAAGCGCGCGCGGCTCGGCGACGAGGCGGCGCGGCCGCACCGCATCCGCTACCGTCCGCTCACGCTGCCCTAG